In Mycobacterium sp. 050128, one genomic interval encodes:
- a CDS encoding antitoxin, translated as MRTTVTLDDDTLALVRRRMRERGVSFKQALNDAIRDGAHGRPAPTPFETTVADLGVPAVNLDRALQLAAELEDEELLRRQRRGA; from the coding sequence GTGCGCACGACCGTGACGCTTGACGACGACACACTCGCGCTGGTTCGCCGACGCATGCGCGAGCGCGGCGTCTCGTTCAAACAGGCGCTCAACGACGCCATTCGCGACGGCGCCCACGGCCGACCGGCCCCGACGCCGTTCGAGACCACGGTGGCCGACCTCGGGGTTCCCGCAGTCAACCTCGACCGCGCGTTACAGCTGGCCGCTGAACTCGAAGACGAGGAGTTGCTGCGCCGGCAACGGCGCGGCGCATGA
- a CDS encoding type II toxin-antitoxin system VapC family toxin, whose amino-acid sequence MKIVDANVLLYAVNSAAEHHRASRRWLDNALSGADTVGLAWVPLLAFVRLTTKIGLFPAPLHPADAMRQVEQWCSAPGAVVIGPTERHPQQLGGLLSHIGTGGNLVNDAHLAALALEHRAGIVSYDNDFGRFDGVRWDTPDALLNP is encoded by the coding sequence ATGAAGATCGTCGACGCCAATGTGCTTCTCTATGCGGTAAATTCGGCCGCCGAGCACCACAGAGCCAGTAGGCGCTGGCTCGACAACGCGCTCTCTGGCGCCGACACAGTCGGCTTGGCGTGGGTGCCGCTACTTGCCTTCGTTCGGCTGACCACAAAGATCGGGCTCTTCCCCGCACCCCTACACCCGGCCGACGCGATGCGTCAGGTTGAACAATGGTGCAGCGCTCCGGGGGCGGTGGTGATCGGCCCCACCGAGCGCCATCCGCAGCAGCTCGGCGGCCTGCTGTCCCACATCGGCACCGGCGGAAACCTCGTCAACGACGCGCACTTGGCTGCGTTGGCGCTCGAACACCGAGCGGGAATCGTCAGCTACGACAACGACTTCGGACGCTTCGATGGCGTGCGCTGGGACACCCCGGACGCCCTGCTGAACCCCTGA
- a CDS encoding MarR family winged helix-turn-helix transcriptional regulator, with translation MGYSLNPVQLRAYFALMESVSLLQYAVRRQLQDAGDLSYVQFEILAKLADADQPLTMTSLADGVVYSRSGLTHQAGLLEKQGLITRAGSSEDQRATVVEITDAGRARVAQVMPGHVEVVRELLFDSLSDNEVRRLGDMMSKARDHMRARPPRSAAPRGRAGAVK, from the coding sequence ATGGGCTACTCGTTGAATCCTGTCCAACTCCGGGCGTACTTCGCGCTGATGGAGTCGGTGAGCTTGCTTCAGTATGCGGTGCGCCGACAGTTGCAGGACGCCGGAGACCTCAGCTACGTGCAGTTCGAGATCCTGGCCAAGCTGGCCGACGCCGACCAACCGCTCACCATGACCAGCCTCGCCGACGGCGTCGTGTACAGCCGCTCGGGTCTGACCCATCAGGCCGGACTCCTCGAGAAGCAGGGGTTGATCACTCGCGCGGGCTCGTCTGAGGACCAGCGTGCCACGGTTGTCGAAATCACCGACGCGGGGCGCGCCCGCGTCGCCCAGGTGATGCCCGGGCACGTCGAGGTGGTGCGCGAGCTGTTGTTCGATTCGCTGTCCGATAACGAGGTCCGCAGGCTCGGCGATATGATGAGCAAGGCCCGCGACCACATGCGTGCCCGCCCGCCCCGATCTGCCGCCCCGCGCGGACGCGCCGGGGCCGTTAAATAG
- a CDS encoding NADP-dependent oxidoreductase, which produces MKAVRYHEYGDSNVLRYEEAPRPVPGPQQVLVKVAATAFNPVDAGIRGGYLAEVYEVNFPHIPGVDVAGTITEIGEGVQDWKVGDAVVAFLPLDADGAAAEYSLVPAESLATAPTSVPLADAAALPEPALTAWQALFEIAGLTSGQSVLINGASGAVGGYAVQLAKQAGAAVTATAKDRDAERLRGLGADRIVDYIDYGRSPIDINGAPFDVVLNLVSTTDEQTDALISVVTDGGFHVGTMVFGPQDPPRGVRTQRVFVRSDAAQLAELVDRVDDGRLRIEIADRRPLADAAAVHDDSDAGRLHGKTLLIPTER; this is translated from the coding sequence ATGAAGGCTGTTCGGTACCACGAATACGGCGACAGCAACGTTCTGCGGTACGAGGAGGCCCCGCGCCCAGTACCCGGACCGCAACAGGTGCTGGTCAAAGTGGCGGCGACTGCGTTCAACCCGGTGGACGCCGGCATCCGTGGCGGTTATCTGGCCGAGGTGTACGAGGTCAACTTCCCCCACATTCCGGGCGTCGACGTCGCGGGCACCATCACCGAAATCGGTGAGGGAGTGCAGGATTGGAAGGTCGGCGACGCGGTCGTCGCGTTCCTGCCGCTTGATGCCGACGGCGCCGCCGCCGAATACAGCTTGGTGCCCGCCGAATCGCTGGCCACGGCGCCGACGTCGGTGCCGCTGGCCGACGCCGCAGCACTGCCCGAACCCGCGCTAACGGCTTGGCAGGCCCTGTTCGAGATCGCCGGGCTTACGAGCGGGCAGTCGGTGCTGATCAACGGGGCCTCCGGCGCGGTCGGTGGCTACGCCGTTCAGCTGGCCAAGCAGGCCGGCGCCGCGGTCACCGCCACGGCCAAGGACCGCGACGCCGAGCGGCTGCGTGGCCTGGGAGCCGACCGAATTGTCGACTACATCGACTACGGGCGGTCGCCGATCGACATCAATGGCGCCCCGTTCGACGTGGTGCTCAACCTGGTCAGCACCACCGACGAGCAGACCGACGCCCTCATCAGCGTCGTCACCGACGGCGGCTTCCACGTCGGCACCATGGTCTTCGGCCCGCAGGATCCGCCCCGAGGAGTCCGCACCCAGCGGGTATTCGTCCGCAGCGACGCTGCCCAACTGGCCGAACTGGTCGACCGCGTTGACGACGGCCGCCTGCGCATCGAGATCGCCGACCGCCGTCCGCTGGCAGATGCCGCGGCCGTGCACGACGACTCCGATGCCGGCCGACTGCACGGCAAGACCCTGCTCATCCCCACCGAGCGCTAA